The genome window CCAGCAGGAACTGGGCGAGACCGAGGGCAACGGCGCCGAACTGGCCGAGCTGGGCGAGCGCATCGCCAAGGCGGGGATGCCGGAAGAAGCCGAGAAGCAGGCGCGCAAGGAACTCAAGAGGCTCGAGGGCATACCCGAGGCATCGGGCGAATACTCGATGATCCGTACCTACCTGGACTGGCTGATCGAGCTGCCCTGGTCGGTATCCACCGACGACCGCATCGACATCGCCGAGGCCCGCCGGATCCTGGACGAGGACCACTACGGGCTGGACAAGATCAAGCGCCGCATCCTGGAATACCTGGCCGTGCGCAAGCTCAATCCCGCCGGCAAGAGTCCGGTGCTGTGCTTCTCGGGGCCGCCCGGGGTGGGCAAGACCTCGCTGGGCCAGAGCATCGCCAAGGCCACCGGACGCAAGTTCGTGCGGCTGAGCCTGGGGGGCGTGCACGACGAGGCCGAGATACGCGGCCATCGGCGCACCTATATCGGCGCGTTGCCGGGCAACGTGATCCAGGCCATCCACAAGGCCGGTTCGAACAACTGCGTGATGATGCTGGACGAGGTGGACAAGCTGGGCGCCAGCGCGCAGGGCGATCCCGCCGCCGCGCTGCTGGAGGTGCTCGATCCCGAGCAGCACGACACCTTCCGCGACAACTACCTGGGCGTGCCGTTCGATCTGTCCAAGGTGCTGTTCATCGCGACGGCCAACGTGCTCGACGCCATCCCCGGCCCGCTGCGCGATCGCATGGAGATCATCACGCTGCCGGGCTACACCGAGGAAGAGAAGGCCCAGATCGCGCGCCGCTACCTGGTGCCGCGCCAGCTCGAGGCCAATGGCCTGACGCCCGCGCAGGGCGAGATCACCGACGCGGCCATCCACGAGGTGATCAACGGCTATACCCGCGAAGCCGGCGTGCGCAATCTCGAGCGGGAAATCGGCAGTACCTTCCGCCATGCCGCCATGAGCGTGGCCGAAGGAACCGCGCAGCACGTGCGCATCGACGTGGACGAGGTGCACGCGATCCTGGGCGCGCCGCGCTTCGAAAGCGAGATCGCCATGCGCACCGGCATGCCGGGCGTGGCCACGGGCCTGGCCTGGACGCCGGTCGGAGGCGACATCCTGTTCATCGAGGCCAGCCGCACGCCAGGCAACGGCAGGCTGATCCTGACCGGGCAACTGGGCGAAGTGATGCGCGAAAGCGTGCAGGCGGCCCTGACG of Pigmentiphaga sp. H8 contains these proteins:
- the lon gene encoding endopeptidase La yields the protein MANEFRDQQSGQERQEAPGAQPASQGAAPSIALPSDALTLIPVRNLVLFPGLVAPISIGRDSTVRGAQEAARASRQVGVVLQRDPEAEELGDGDLHPMGTVANVMRYVTTPDGTHHVICQGVQRFRIIELLQGYPFMVARVQRFEDPEIMTSDIEARLIQLKARALDILQLLPQAPAELAGSIQNMTSAPLLTDFIAGLMEIKPEEKQDVLETVDVVARADKVLALMMHQIEVLRISRDIDQQTKARFEDRQREVMLREQLKTIQQELGETEGNGAELAELGERIAKAGMPEEAEKQARKELKRLEGIPEASGEYSMIRTYLDWLIELPWSVSTDDRIDIAEARRILDEDHYGLDKIKRRILEYLAVRKLNPAGKSPVLCFSGPPGVGKTSLGQSIAKATGRKFVRLSLGGVHDEAEIRGHRRTYIGALPGNVIQAIHKAGSNNCVMMLDEVDKLGASAQGDPAAALLEVLDPEQHDTFRDNYLGVPFDLSKVLFIATANVLDAIPGPLRDRMEIITLPGYTEEEKAQIARRYLVPRQLEANGLTPAQGEITDAAIHEVINGYTREAGVRNLEREIGSTFRHAAMSVAEGTAQHVRIDVDEVHAILGAPRFESEIAMRTGMPGVATGLAWTPVGGDILFIEASRTPGNGRLILTGQLGEVMRESVQAALTLLKGRAASMNVDPALFEHNDIHVHVPAGAIPKDGPSAGVAMFVALTSLMTDKPVPSDRAMTGEISLRGLVLPVGGIKEKVLAALRAGIKTVLLPARNRKDVDDIPEESRQQLQFIFLETVEDAIRAVTPADRQGETVAG